The DNA sequence TGTCGTATAAGCTTCTATGGTACCCTGAATTTCTGAATGGAGGGAAAAATCAAAGCATTAGGAAACATTACAGCTGAAATATGATAGGAACTGAGAGAGGGACTCATGCCTGGTATCCAAGTGCCCAGAAAATGAAGCATCCATTCCTGCATAGGCTCCTCCCAAGTCATTTTGGAAGGATTGAGACTTTGAAGCAGAATTATGGCCTGATTTGTAGGTGCCAAAACTCAAATGTGAACAATCAGCAGCCAATTCTTGCAAATTATTTGGAAGGACTACTGTACACTGATCCTCAGGCTCCTTCTTTCCTAAACTCAGTTGCTGCATGTTCATAGTAGCTGATGATACAGCCACAACATCATTAGACATAAAATGATTTGAATATGCTTTTCCTGAATTACACAAAAAACAATGAACACTATTAAGAAAAGGTTGCAAAAAGTTCTCTCAATGATAAATGTTTAGCATGACAGGATAATCCTAAAAGTTCACAAAAGGCAACAAACTGAGTATATCAGCACAAAAATAATAATGCCTAATGAGCTTGCTACATAAGTTACCAAATTTTCAGGACAAGAAAGCCCAAATATCTCATTAAAATAAGCCAAAAAATGTGAAACTATAGGCGCAACAAAAGACAAATGAGACAACAGTAGGTACAGACATATGTTTCACTCGGCCATGGATAACATATCTAACTTGAATCAAACAAGCACAACATAAATCATGCATTCTAATATTTGTATTAACTATCCATATTCACATCACTCATAAACCTATCACAATAAGTATCATACTTTTAATAAATGTTgtcataaaaatacaaaactatATGAGAAGAAGTAAATGATAAACAGAAATTGTTTGATCCGTATTCTAGTATCAAGTCATCAGCAATGATCTGTTTATACTATAATAAAACAGATGGAGAAACAGTTGTGCCAACTTCATAGGTGAAACCAAAATTATTACCTTCCTCATTCTCATTGGTGCGTCTATGAGAGCCATAAGAACTTGAATTAGAAGACAAATTGTCAACACGATCAGATCGTCCACCAGAAGCATCAACAATTTTCGGTCTACCAGACGCATTGTGGTCAGAACTATGATTTTCACTACTAAAATCCACCTCTGAAACTTGAACCTTATCTGACTGGTAATCTCTTGGCATGTTGGATTCATTATTATATGAGTTAGACCTGTTAGTATGCGCTTCCACATTTGCATTCAAAGGTGATGAAACACTAGCAGCCATTGGCTGCTCAATCACGGGCCATTCATCATGGAAAGCATTCTGTCCAGCAGTATCGCCAGAATTTTGGGAAGATCCCACATTGTAATTAAACGAATTTGTTTCAAATGCATCCTGATGCAAAGATGATGTCTCAGATGATATATGTGAGCCCTTGCTGGGGTTCCTACCCATTTTAACAATGTCAGCCATTGAAAAATGTCCTGAGCTCGTGGTTGACCAAGCAGATTGATTTCCAGGAGAAGGTTGCACGGATGCAGAGATGGCATCACCTGACCCTATTGAAGTACTAAAAGAATCACTGCAGCAGATATTAACAGATAATTTGACATGAGTATCAAATAAACAGCAGAGTATGCGACTAATCTTACAGATTGACTGTTTGCTATTCTGGTTTAACAATGGCATCAATAACAAATTAAAGATCATGTAGCATGCAATCCTGCCTCATTTACACCACTCAATTAAACAACTTTCAGTAAAGAAAACTGGGATGGGATTCTCATCCACTATCCTTTTCCCAGTTCTCCATCTTTACTCACTAATACATGTCCCTTGTACATGAAAGTTCAAAAAATTTATAGTTTAAAACCATCATCAAGCTATCATAAATCAGCCAGATAAAAGGTATTGCTTCCTATACAATgcaaacaaagaatagaaagtCGACAATGTGCTAATGTATCGATACAAACCCCCTTATAGTGGTAGACTAGCTTCCTACAAGGGTAGACCAACTCCATGTAGTTGTACACTGGCTCGCTGATGGTTTGGATTTGTCTACCACTGTCAGAAGCTAATCTACCACTATAGAGAGCTAGTCTATAACCGATATAGATGTATTTATACATTAATGTACCCCAAGGGAaacccaacaacaaaaactGAATTCTAGACTAACTTATGATCTCATACTTCATTCCTCCCACAATTAGTTTTGTAAAAGAAAACAGGAGAATCACAGACTACAATCTCATAGTAGAACTTGCCTGTGAGACGAAGGTTGCTGGTTTGTAGTTCTTCCTATAATGGAAGAATGAGGTGAAGGAGCAGCAAACCCATTTTGTCCCTTGAATGCAGCTTTACCAAGCTCTAAAAGGAGGAATACAAAACTTGAAATTAAGACATGCAATACTGAAATGCATAACTATGCCACCCATACAAGTACTAGACAAGTTCAATATACCATTGTAACTCGTTTGAGTTGATCCAGCAATATGTTCACTAGTAACTCTAACTCCACGATTTAAACCACCATTGTGAACTCGCGGCCTGGACTCTTGTGTCTCCTttgtctgaaaattttcaaaaacagcCTGAACTATTAATACaatataaataaagaaaagcacATATCATAGAATAAAAAAGACACAGCCGTTATAATCATGTCAGTTGCACTATACTTAATCTAATCTAAATCAAAATACATAACAGGCATACTTAAGTATATAAAGTCAATCTTTACAAAGGAAAACAAGCTGCAAGGCAgagaatagttttttttttttttttcttttgggaaatgCAGAACTTATTTTCTATGATACCTAAGTAATTAGAACATTCCTAAAAATCTTTACTGTTATAAACCACATTTATCCCCATGCAAAAGACAGGTAgttgaaaaaccaaaaccctataAGCTGCACACTACAAGACAAAAAGTCAATATTGAACTTATTTTACACAAGGCAGAAACTTGAAATTAGGGAATTTTCACAAGGGTACCTCTTTCCTTCTTTCACGTTTGCTCTTCACTTCATGAAAAGTATCTACACAATTGCAAAATACTAATTCAATGATGACTTTGAAGAGGaattaaatccaaaagtagaagaAAATTCCATTCATTAGATAAAAATTGAACTCAACATACTATAAGAAACAGCAGACATAAGCTTTCATATTAAACTGAAATGGGCATAATATTGATGGTTCAAATCGCTAAGTCCCCGTAGTAAATTGACGCACAACCTGAAAGGCCTTTTACTTCAATTGTTGCTGAAATAGCAATTAATTACTATCACTAAAGCTGGCTTTTTGTCATATACCCACGTCGAAAACTAAAGTTTTTCTGCTATTTGTAATATAAAGCAACCCTCGAGTCCAACATTTTCATACTTTTCCTTTAAATTTCTACCACTTAATTCCTTAGCAAGCAGAATACAtggagaaacaaaacaaaaacaaaaattaggtCAAATCAACACAGTCAATCGAGTCCAACCATTTAGTCCTGATACTATTCCAACCATTCAGTCCTGATACTATCATTTTCCCGGCAAGAACGAaatcaaaattttttaaaaaaaaaattcacagcAATATGTTAAAGCCAGAACAGATTTTTATCTTAttcacgaaaaaaaaaaaaaagtcctccCCAGTCAAAACCTGCTACACCACAAGCCCAAAGCACCGCTCTTCCTTATCTCCTCCCAAATTTCACATCAACCAAACACTtcaccaccaaaaaaaaaaccaaaaaaaaacaaaaaaataaagactaaAACTTTTCACTCCATTCCGAAACCAAAGCATCctaatttctttttctaatcacaaacacaaaatcaaaaccgaAGAACACAAAAGGTGGTGGCGCAGTAATAACCTAAAGAGAGGAGTCGCTGTACGGCTTCGTTGGGGTCCATGTTACATTCTTTAAGCACGGCGTAGATCTCAGCCTCCGGGCAGTTGACGACCTCCTTGAGACTCTGCACCATCTTCTTCGTCCCCGGCAAGACCTGCGTCCCTACTCCATTCTTGCTCTCGCTGCCCATCGCCGGAAGAAGTTGAAAATATTCGCCGGAAAATTAACGTTTGCGGCTCTCGCTGCGTTCAAGATTTTTTTTCCGATCACAAAAACCCTCagactttctctctctatcgcTCTGAAACGACGttagtttttctctctctatcgtTTTGGCTTTTATAGACACACGCCctccccccccctttttttttttttttcgttttttcttttcttggtggACTGGTTGAGTATCCAAATTAGTAACAGCAAAGTCAGGAGGAGAGTCTGGTTTCACTGCGTGTTGATTTGAGCTATTCGTCACGGACGGGTTTGTATGGGCCACGACGGACTGTGGGGCCCGTTTATGGGAGGGAATAGGCGGTTGTGGAGAATTGGGGAGATTTGAGACTGTCAACTGGCTGTGAGATTAGAAGGCCTAGGTACctaagatttttattttttttttttgttacaaggtACCTAAGATTTTTAGGGTCGTTTGTaagggtttttttattttattgaaatctaatttataattattctaaaaaaaattatgtaatttataaaaaacATTAGGTATACCCTGTCAGTTACTAATCAAGAAAATTATGCTTAATTATCATATGATGTAAATCAAATGGTGGagaaaattattattaagtcgagttgttttatttttcacattTGGACTTACATCTAAGGGTGATTGAGTATATTTTATTTGGTCAGTAACTTACGGAGTGAACACCACTATATAATAGACAGTCTCTAAAACCAAACTCAACAAAACATTAAGAACTTGAAAAACATAACTCATTCTAAAAAAGAATGCTGTGTATTTGTCAATGAAGTTGAAAAATTGTGTTCCTTTCTGTTTTATTTGAAAGTGAGTTACGCTAAGATGTTGGATATGCAAATTTTCATTCATGTTTAAAGAAGACTTACACAACGGGTGAACTTCGAGCTTAGACCCCAAACATTAAAATGTCCTGCAAATCAAAAGCAACGTATCTTATGAGCTAGTCATACCACTTCTCTAaaccaaataaataattttcattgtttttggaaaataaacagTTCGAATGAGATCATgtatatttcaaaatatatgcatgcaccCAGGATCAAATGCTAATTAGAATCATGGTATAGTCCTGCTTTGACTTTTAAATTTTCTAAATGCTCTAATATTATATTAGAGTGTCTCCGGTGGTTAAATGATTCTTTTATTAAAAGTGAAAGAAAAGTTATTAAAATTATGCTATATAATATCCCAGTATTGGTGAGGTTGATGATTTGTCATTGTCTCGTGTTCAGTTTTGAATCTATATATGAGAAATTTAATTGGCTTTTCTCAAGAAGTATATGATTCAAAATATTAGTTCATCTTTAAGATCTTATCTCTTTGGCCATGAAAAGGGATTCTAGTATACATTGTGATTGACCATCCTTAGGAAGTTGTATGGTATTCATTTTGCAAGAAATTGGCTTTTAGGTATGAGAAGGTTAAGAGTTTATATTTAGTTTGTTGTTTATTTGAATTAAGCCTATTCAATTCCCCTCtagtataataataataaaaaattgttaTAATAAGTTTGGGTCCCATAATTTTGTTCTAAATAGTAGGAAAATCGACATAACTATTTAAGGTTGCaaaattgtaattttatattttatttattaagttGATTAAATGAGTAACAAAAAAGATCACAACAGACCTAGCCgtcgctctgctagggtttgctaAAAGACAACTCTTCGATAAAATTTTCACAACTCACAGTTACAATGGCCGAAGCAAGGGTCGATCTTACGGCGGTGTGGCTTCTGAATGACTATGCACGAGTCATGTCCTCCACCATAGGTACTTGACTATGTCTGAACCTATGCTTCAAGTGGATGAAAGGATCCAACTAGTGCTCCAACACAAGCATGGAAAGCTGGTGGTCTCACCGAGAAAGAAGAAACTAGGTCATCTGAAAGGCAGTAAGAACAAACCTAAGTGTGCCCGCGCGAGTTCTCACTAAGGAGCTATAGGTGATGAAGCCAAAAGAAGTGGAAATCACGTGATGCCGGACAAGGGCATAAAACTATTGAAGCAACTGAGGAAGCAGATCATGTGCCTATTTTTTGGCACATGGAAGTGCTTCCAAATGTTAGTGGAGGCATGAAGGATTAGAGCATCCACTACCTAACATCGAGATtttgggttcgagtcaccatagggatatgagtgaaatcctttgatcctcttatttaaaaaaaaaaaaaaaggatgttaGTTCATCCTCATCTACTAGTAATATTCAAATTTTGTTTTGGTCGCAAATACTAGGGTTTGGTTGaaaacttttatttatttagcttCTAAGCTCTAAtctttgttagaataatggtgcgtggacttcctaaaaggtgggtgcaTTATGAATTTATAGAGTTCTATTTCTAGAATAGGATTTTTATAAGTCCTCAAGGACAGCTCTTTCTATTGACCCTATTCAGGTGTGTCGTttggtactgcttgctgaattataaaaCCGGGTTGACCTATTTTGATAAAAAATGaataattcttaggttcacccctagggtgaatgaacatattcacccctattgtcgattaacattcttttatttaataaatttataatccaacggtccatatcttaaattaacctttaaagatcatctctgtaaaaaatcaatcgaatcagaaatcgtttaattatctaattgaattaAACAAATTGATGGTtcaacaacacttactactattatgatgaaccgacaatgtatttcatagaaatgaataactgaaaggttttcaatttgattgattttttacaaaactaatctttgtattacgttatacaacatgaatggttggattagaaaattataaagttattatgcgttaatcgaCAATCGgagtgaatatgctcattcatcctaggggtgaacctaagaattgttcataaaaaataaaaaaaataaaaaaataaagt is a window from the Rosa chinensis cultivar Old Blush chromosome 2, RchiOBHm-V2, whole genome shotgun sequence genome containing:
- the LOC112186157 gene encoding uncharacterized protein LOC112186157 isoform X2 — encoded protein: MGSESKNGVGTQVLPGTKKMVQSLKEVVNCPEAEIYAVLKECNMDPNEAVQRLLSLDTFHEVKSKRERRKETKETQESRPRVHNGGLNRGVRVTSEHIAGSTQTSYNELGKAAFKGQNGFAAPSPHSSIIGRTTNQQPSSHSDSFSTSIGSGDAISASVQPSPGNQSAWSTTSSGHFSMADIVKMGRNPSKGSHISSETSSLHQDAFETNSFNYNVGSSQNSGDTAGQNAFHDEWPVIEQPMAASVSSPLNANVEAHTNRSNSYNNESNMPRDYQSDKVQVSEVDFSSENHSSDHNASGRPKIVDASGGRSDRVDNLSSNSSSYGSHRRTNENEEATMNMQQLSLGKKEPEDQCTVVLPNNLQELAADCSHLSFGTYKSGHNSASKSQSFQNDLGGAYAGMDASFSGHLDTRNSGYHRSLYDNGKATIEAKYYDFPVHSQPELVKHDILEALGHKDITSLPDFSSDNILRASSGLSFAREEPKFRNIPPLQSDMAYPDSMRSDLLESTFQSLRGSDPPFSQLLGTPSMSSRYSSAVSSVNSPTISMSEALRPGALPLPEASSVLPQHLTARSYSQPTYEQIANIIGYPSPPQSFSRTPSALQQAYVGGTGLHQSVAGMEYSFPQHRNSASISRVPPSAAAGGHGSFGTSTNVHGNFLHNSSVAPISTRDYDDVFRSQYKDGNHLSPLHQSSRTLSSVQDSAYNNLLGQNQQYAGYQQEQAGQVPSQLQHYGSMGYPDFYNSQMGITQERQRQSLNESSFGGIPDLSPQQLHQIWQRTY
- the LOC112186157 gene encoding uncharacterized protein LOC112186157 isoform X1, producing the protein MGSESKNGVGTQVLPGTKKMVQSLKEVVNCPEAEIYAVLKECNMDPNEAVQRLLSLDTFHEVKSKRERRKETKETQESRPRVHNGGLNRGVRVTSEHIAGSTQTSYNELGKAAFKGQNGFAAPSPHSSIIGRTTNQQPSSHSDSFSTSIGSGDAISASVQPSPGNQSAWSTTSSGHFSMADIVKMGRNPSKGSHISSETSSLHQDAFETNSFNYNVGSSQNSGDTAGQNAFHDEWPVIEQPMAASVSSPLNANVEAHTNRSNSYNNESNMPRDYQSDKVQVSEVDFSSENHSSDHNASGRPKIVDASGGRSDRVDNLSSNSSSYGSHRRTNENEEGKAYSNHFMSNDVVAVSSATMNMQQLSLGKKEPEDQCTVVLPNNLQELAADCSHLSFGTYKSGHNSASKSQSFQNDLGGAYAGMDASFSGHLDTRNSGYHRSLYDNGKATIEAKYYDFPVHSQPELVKHDILEALGHKDITSLPDFSSDNILRASSGLSFAREEPKFRNIPPLQSDMAYPDSMRSDLLESTFQSLRGSDPPFSQLLGTPSMSSRYSSAVSSVNSPTISMSEALRPGALPLPEASSVLPQHLTARSYSQPTYEQIANIIGYPSPPQSFSRTPSALQQAYVGGTGLHQSVAGMEYSFPQHRNSASISRVPPSAAAGGHGSFGTSTNVHGNFLHNSSVAPISTRDYDDVFRSQYKDGNHLSPLHQSSRTLSSVQDSAYNNLLGQNQQYAGYQQEQAGQVPSQLQHYGSMGYPDFYNSQMGITQERQRQSLNESSFGGIPDLSPQQLHQIWQRTY